From Camelina sativa cultivar DH55 chromosome 7, Cs, whole genome shotgun sequence, one genomic window encodes:
- the LOC104702289 gene encoding uncharacterized protein LOC104702289, with the protein MAKASTSVWVTMQRKRWAMLVLLFVSVSTVGVVLVRSSFESCSLSGQFMKEKSEVSSATKFQSNPLGFMKSKLVLLVSHELSLSGGPLLLMELAFLLRGVGADVVWITNQKPLEADEVIYSLEHKMLDRGVQVISAKGQKAIDTALKADLIVLNTAVAGKWLDAVLKEHVVKVLPKILWWIHEMRGHYFNPDLVKHLPFVAGAMIDSHATAEYWKNRTQARLGIKMPKTYVVHLGNSKELMEVAEDSVAKRVLREHVRESLGVRNEDLLFGIINSVSRGKGQDLFLRAFHESLQTIKEKKLQVPTMHAVVVGSDMSRQTKFETELRNFVQEKKLESFVHFVNKTLTVAPYIAAIDVLVQNSQARGECFGRITIEAMAFKLPVLGTAAGGTMEIVVNETTGLLHNAGKEGVIPLAKNIVKLAMQVELRLTMGKNGYERVKEMFLEHHMSHRIASVLREVLQHAKAHASR; encoded by the exons atggcgAAAGCGTCGACGAGCGTTTGGGTCACAATGCAAAGGAAGAGATGGGCAATGTTGGTTTTACTGTTTGTATCTGTATCAACGGTTGGTGTGGTCCTCGTGAGATCTAGCTTCGAATCCTGTAGCTTAAGCGGCCAATTCATGAAGGAGAAGAGTGAAGTTAGCAGCGCCACGAAGTTTCAATCGAATCCTCTAGGTTTCATGAAATCGAAGCTTGTTTTGTTAGTTTCTCATGAGTTATCACTCTCAG GTGGACCTTTGCTGTTGATGGAATTGGCGTTTTTGTTAAGAGGAGTTGGTGCTGATGTTGTTTGGATCACTAATCAGAAACCACTTGAAGCAGATGAAGTTATCTACAGTCTTGAACACAAGATGTTGGATCGAGGAGTTCAG GTGATCTCTGCAAAGGGTCAGAAAGCCATAGATACAGCTCTGAAGgctgatttgattgttttaaatACTGCTGTAGCTGGGAAATGGCTGGATGCTGTTCTCAAGGAACATGTTGTAAAAGTTCTACCTAAGATCCTTTGGTGGATTCATGAGATGAGAGGACACTATTTCAATCCAGATTTGGTCAAACACCTCCCTTTTGTTGCAGGGGCCATGATTGATTCTCACGCAACTGCTGAATACTGGAAAAACAGAACTCAGGCTCGCCTAGG GATTAAAATGCCAAAAACTTATGTCGTGCACCTAGGAAATAGCAAGGAATTGATGGAAGTAGCTGAAGATAGTGTTGCCAAAAGAGTTCTCCGTGAGCACGTCCGAGAATCTCTTGGAGTACGGAATGAAGACTTACTCTTTGGCATTATTAATA GTGTATCACGAGGAAAAGGCCAGGACCTGTTTCTCCGAGCCTTCCACGAAAGTCTTCAgacaatcaaagagaagaaacttcAGGTACCAACAATGCATGCAGTAGTAGTAGGAAGCGACATGAGCCGACAGACAAAGTTCGAAACTGAGCTACGCAACTTTGTCCAAGAAAAGAAACTTGAGAGCTTTGTCCACTTTGTCAACAAAACTCTAACCGTAGCTCCGTATATAGCAGCCATAGACGTTCTTGTCCAGAATTCTCAAGCTAGAGGAGAATGCTTTGGGAGAATAACAATCGAAGCCATGGCCTTTAAGCTACCTGTACTTGGTACTGCAGCCGGAGGTACAATGGAGATTGTAGTGAACGAGACGACCGGTCTGTTACATAATGCAGGGAAAGAAGGCGTGATACCTCTTGCCAAGAACATAGTGAAATTGGCGATGCAAGTTGAGTTAAGGTTAACAATGGGTAAAAATGGGTATGAGAGAGTAAAAGAGATGTTCTTGGAACATCATATGTCACATCGAATAGCTTCAGTGCTTAGGGAAGTCTTGCAACACGCAAAGGCTCATGCTTCACGATGA
- the LOC104702283 gene encoding uncharacterized protein LOC104702283 isoform X1: protein MGSVCCVAVKDRKVPPSSGGGPATSASVHRNSACSPQWSFRRDNRRRVADEIEGSPYYSSFVGSRGISMDKMSLGSERGTLSEEGGTPPDGHLGTPASQKSATPDLSTNSMVPPSSGSSLASSDLIEVKNLIDSPGIVPSAQPKPLFSTPSLPNPVGDLSSAHTRLLPPKSTPSRRARRSPGPQLFRQVSDSQILGLKSPNNNYSVSEGRSSFVLSTCSNDFATGSQYASSEGGWSMNTFSELVAYSQRERWSFDSDHLGSGRRKLSGGSSRFSFSPSVVDQQTCGACSKLLTERSSIANFELPIAAVLACGHVYHAECLETMTTEIEKYDPACPICTIGEKRVAKITRKALKAEAEAKAKQYKRCKNRVVDSYGESECDEFVFEKMGKREGKALKLEPSCSSKSSSNKSFLKWHFASISSKWSKPSSKDSALKKGFWSRHHNNRSSSSIEGLNQTSQL, encoded by the exons ATGGGTTCAGTTTGTTGTGTAGCTGTGAAAGACAGAAAGGTTCCTCCTAGTAGTGGTGGTGGACCTGCGACTAGTGCATCTGTTCATCGTAACTCAGCGTGTTCGCCACAGTGGAGTTTCCGGCGTGACAATAGGAGGCGAGTTGCTGATGAGATTGAGGGTTCTCCTTATTACAGTTCCTTTGTTGGGAGTAGAGGTATTAGTATGGATAAGATGTCTTTAGGATCTGAAAGAGGTACTCTTTCCGAGGAGGGAGGAACACCTCCTGATGGACATTTAGGCACTCCTGCCTCTCAGAAATCAGCTACTCCAGATTTGAGCACTAATTCTATGGTTCCACCTTCTTCAG GTTCATCCTTGGCAAGCAGTGATCTCATTGAG GTGAAGAATTTAATTGACTCACCTGGAATTGTCCCATCAGCTCAACCGAAACCTTTGTTCTCTACACCTTCTCTTCCCAATCCAGTCGGTGATCTTTCATCAGCTCACACTCGTTTGCTTCCTCCTAAATCTACACCATCAAGACGGGCTCGGCGTTCCCCTGGGCCCCAGTTGTTTAGGCAGGTTTCTGATAGTCAAATTTTAGGATTGAAATCCCCAAATAACAATTACTCAGTCTCAGAAGGTAGGTCATCGTTTGTGCTTTCGACCTGTAGCAATGACTTCGCCACCGGATCCCAATACGCATCCTCTGAAGGTGGCTGGTCTATGAACACTTTTTCTGAGCTCGTGGCATATTCTCAAAGGGAGAGATGGTCCTTTGATAGTGACCACTTAGGTTCTGGCAGACGGAAACTTAGTGGTGGCAGCAGCAGATTCTCCTTCTCCCCTTCCGTTGTTGATCAGCAGACTTGTGGAGCTTGCTCAAAGTTACTAACTGAGAGGTCTTCTATTGCCAATTTCGAGCTTCCAATTGCTGCTGTTCTTGCGTGTGGTCATGTTTACCACGCTGAGTGCTTAGAGACCATGACTACCGAAATAGAGAAGTACGATCCTGCCTGCCCCATATGCACGATTGGGGAGAAACGGGTTGCGAAAATAACGAGGAAAGCCCTAAAAGCGGAGGCGGAAGCGAAGGCTAAGCAGTACAAAAGATGTAAAAACCGTGTG GTAGATAGTTACGGTGAGAGTGAATGTGATGAGTTTGTGTTCGAGAAAATGGGGAAACGAGAAGGCAAAGCTCTCAAGCTAGAACCTAGTTGCAGTAGCAAGAGCTCGTCTAATAAGTCATTCTTGAAATGGCACTTCGCTTCTATCAGCTCCAAGTGGAGTAAACCCTCGTCCAAAGACTCTGCATTGAAGAAGGGGTTTTGGTCTAGACATCATAACAACCGATCTTCATCAAGCATAGAG GGACTTAACCAGACATCTCAGCTATGA
- the LOC104702284 gene encoding BEL1-like homeodomain protein 3, whose amino-acid sequence MAVYYPNSVGMQSMYHESIYLNEQQQQASSSSAASFSEIVSGDVRHNEMVFIPPTTSDVAVNGNVTVSSNDLSFHGGGLSLSLGNQIQSAVSVSPFQYHYQNLSNQLNYNNASTMSSDENGKSLSGHHHYHQQQQHHSDQMIPSSGYNNNNGVGFYNNYRYETSGFVSSVLRSRYLKPTQQLLDEVVSVRKELKLGNKKMKNDKGQDFQNGSSDNNIKEDEKPQPQPQELSPSERQELQNKKSKLLTMVDEVDKRYNQYHHQMEALASSFEMVTGLGAAKPYTSVALNRISRHFRCLRDAIKEQIQVIRGKLGERETSDEQGERIPRLRYLDQRLRQQRALHQQLGMVRPAWRPQRGLPENSVSILRAWLFEHFLHPYPKESEKIMLSKQTGLSKNQVANWFINARVRLWKPMIEEMYKEEFGDSELETNSNQDNNKMQETSQLKHEESSSQQQNQGNNNNNIAYTSDAGENLVFADPKPDRATTAEYDSLMNYHGFGIDDYNRYVGLGNQQDARFSNPHQLHDFVV is encoded by the exons ATGGCTGTGTATTATCCAAACAGTGTCGGCATGCAATCTATGTATCATGAATCCATTTACCTCaacgaacaacaacaacaagcttcttcttcctctgctgcATCTTTCTCCGAGATTGTCTCCGGCGATGTTCGACACAACGAGATGGTGTTTATCCCACCAACAACAAGCGACGTTGCCGTCAACGGGAACGTTACTGTGTCAAGTAACGATCTGAGTTTTCACGGTGGTGGTCTTTCTTTAAGCCTTGGTAATCAGATCCAGTCAGCTGTCTCTGTCTCTCCGTTTCAGTACCATTACCAGAACCTTTCGAACCAACTGAATTACAATAATGCTTCTACTATGTCGTCGGATgagaatgggaagagcttgAGTggtcatcatcattatcatcaacaGCAACAGCATCACTCTGACCAAATGATACCTTCCTCTggttacaacaacaacaatggtgtTGGATTCTACAACAATTACCGATACGAGACATCAGGGTTTGTGAGTAGCGTTCTGAGATCTCGTTACCTTAAACCAACTCAGCAGTTGCTTGATGAAGTTGTTAGCGTCAGGAAAGAATTGAAATTGGGgaataagaagatgaagaacgaTAAAGGTCAAGACTTTCAAAATGGGTCGAGTGATAATAACATTAAAGAAGATGAgaaaccgcaaccgcaaccgcaggaGTTATCTCCTTCAGAACGTCAGGAGTTACAGAACAAGAAGAGCAAGCTCTTAACAATGGTGGATGAG GTAGATAAAAGGTATAACCAATACCACCATCAAATGGAAGCTTTAGCTTCGTCTTTCGAGATGGTAACAGGTCTTGGAGCAGCTAAGCCTTACACATCCGTCGCTCTGAATAGAATCTCTCGTCATTTCCGTTGCTTGCGGGACGCGATAAAAGAGCAGATTCAGGTAATCAGAGGGAAGCTTGGTGAGAGAGAGACTTCTGATGAACAAGGTGAGAGGATACCACGTCTTAGGTATTTAGATCAACGGTTGAGACAACAAAGAGCTTTACATCAACAGCTTGGAATGGTTAGACCAGCTTGGAGACCACAAAGAGGCTTACCTGAAAACTCTGTCTCTATACTCCGCGCTTGGCTCTTTGAGCATTTCCTTCACCC ATATCCTAAGGAATCAGAGAAAATCATGCTTTCAAAGCAGACAGGACTATCGAAAAATCAG GTTGCAAACTGGTTTATTAACGCGAGAGTTCGACTATGGAAACCGATGATCGAAGAGATGTATAAAGAAGAGTTTGGAGATTCAGAGTTAGAGACTAACTCTAatcaagacaacaacaaaatgcaAGAAACTTCTCAGCTCAAACACGAGGAGTCTTCTTCACAACAACAGAATcaaggaaacaacaacaacaacatcgcATATACATCTGATGCAGGAGAGAATCTCGTGTTTGCAGATCCGAAACCAGACCGTGCTACCACTGCAGAGTACGACAGCTTGATGAACTATCATGGGTTTGGTATTGATGATTACAATCGCTACGTTGGCCTTGGAAACCAGCAAGATGCCAGATTCTCTAATCCCCATCAATTACACGACTTTGTTGTCTGA
- the LOC104702283 gene encoding uncharacterized protein LOC104702283 isoform X2 — protein MGSVCCVAVKDRKVPPSSGGGPATSASVHRNSACSPQWSFRRDNRRRVADEIEGSPYYSSFVGSRGISMDKMSLGSERGTLSEEGGTPPDGHLGTPASQKSATPDLSTNSMVPPSSGSSLASSDLIEVKNLIDSPGIVPSAQPKPLFSTPSLPNPVGDLSSAHTRLLPPKSTPSRRARRSPGPQLFRQVSDSQILGLKSPNNNYSVSEGRSSFVLSTCSNDFATGSQYASSEGGWSMNTFSELVAYSQRERWSFDSDHLGSGRRKLSGGSSRFSFSPSVVDQQTCGACSKLLTERSSIANFELPIAAVLACGHVYHAECLETMTTEIEKYDPACPICTIGEKRVAKITRKALKAEAEAKAKQYKRCKNRVVDSYGESECDEFVFEKMGKREGKALKLEPSCSSKSSSNKSFLKWHFASISSKWSKPSSKDSALKKGFWSRHHNNRSSSSIEGLNQTSQL, from the exons ATGGGTTCAGTTTGTTGTGTAGCTGTGAAAGACAGAAAGGTTCCTCCTAGTAGTGGTGGTGGACCTGCGACTAGTGCATCTGTTCATCGTAACTCAGCGTGTTCGCCACAGTGGAGTTTCCGGCGTGACAATAGGAGGCGAGTTGCTGATGAGATTGAGGGTTCTCCTTATTACAGTTCCTTTGTTGGGAGTAGAGGTATTAGTATGGATAAGATGTCTTTAGGATCTGAAAGAGGTACTCTTTCCGAGGAGGGAGGAACACCTCCTGATGGACATTTAGGCACTCCTGCCTCTCAGAAATCAGCTACTCCAGATTTGAGCACTAATTCTATGGTTCCACCTTCTTCAG GTTCATCCTTGGCAAGCAGTGATCTCATTGAG GTGAAGAATTTAATTGACTCACCTGGAATTGTCCCATCAGCTCAACCGAAACCTTTGTTCTCTACACCTTCTCTTCCCAATCCAGTCGGTGATCTTTCATCAGCTCACACTCGTTTGCTTCCTCCTAAATCTACACCATCAAGACGGGCTCGGCGTTCCCCTGGGCCCCAGTTGTTTAGGCAGGTTTCTGATAGTCAAATTTTAGGATTGAAATCCCCAAATAACAATTACTCAGTCTCAGAAGGTAGGTCATCGTTTGTGCTTTCGACCTGTAGCAATGACTTCGCCACCGGATCCCAATACGCATCCTCTGAAGGTGGCTGGTCTATGAACACTTTTTCTGAGCTCGTGGCATATTCTCAAAGGGAGAGATGGTCCTTTGATAGTGACCACTTAGGTTCTGGCAGACGGAAACTTAGTGGTGGCAGCAGCAGATTCTCCTTCTCCCCTTCCGTTGTTGATCAGCAGACTTGTGGAGCTTGCTCAAAGTTACTAACTGAGAGGTCTTCTATTGCCAATTTCGAGCTTCCAATTGCTGCTGTTCTTGCGTGTGGTCATGTTTACCACGCTGAGTGCTTAGAGACCATGACTACCGAAATAGAGAAGTACGATCCTGCCTGCCCCATATGCACGATTGGGGAGAAACGGGTTGCGAAAATAACGAGGAAAGCCCTAAAAGCGGAGGCGGAAGCGAAGGCTAAGCAGTACAAAAGATGTAAAAACCGTGTGGTAGATAGTTACGGTGAGAGTGAATGTGATGAGTTTGTGTTCGAGAAAATGGGGAAACGAGAAGGCAAAGCTCTCAAGCTAGAACCTAGTTGCAGTAGCAAGAGCTCGTCTAATAAGTCATTCTTGAAATGGCACTTCGCTTCTATCAGCTCCAAGTGGAGTAAACCCTCGTCCAAAGACTCTGCATTGAAGAAGGGGTTTTGGTCTAGACATCATAACAACCGATCTTCATCAAGCATAGAG GGACTTAACCAGACATCTCAGCTATGA